The Methanocella sp. genome contains the following window.
TATAGGTATAATTCGCAGGAAATGAAAGGGGCCATGGAGGCCGTGATCGACAGGATCGAGCGGGGCTGTGAGCTCAAGGAATATTTCATATCGGGCCTGCAGCACGTCTACCGTGTGGACGGCCAGTTTTTACTTGTACTGCGCTACAGCAAGAACAAGGACGGCCACTACTATTTCTCCATCCCCCAGGAATTCCTGTACAACCCCACCATCAAGCACCTGGTGCTCGTCTGCGAGAAGCCGGATAACGCCATCGTCCTCCCGGCGTCGCAGATCGCCGACATGCTCGAGGACATCGAGCCTGGCGAGAAGGGCTGGACGTTAGACGTCTATGACAAGGAGGGCTGGGAGCTCAAGATCGCCCGGACCGAGAAGGTCCTGTACGTCGATAACTACGTCAACGAGTACGAGCTGATCTACTCCCGGAGCGCCATGTCCACGGGCAAGACCGCCCTCAACATGTTCTGCAAGGACAAGCCGGGCGTGCTCCGGGACGTGGCCGGCATGGTCGCCAAGCACGGCGGCAACATCACGTACACTCAGCAGTTTATCGTGGACAAGGGCGACAAGGAGGGCATGTCCAACGTCTACATGGAGGTCGAGAACGTAAAAGATATTGACGACCTCGTCAAGGCCCTCGAAAAGATGTC
Protein-coding sequences here:
- a CDS encoding DUF5612 domain-containing protein; amino-acid sequence: MAYRYNSQEMKGAMEAVIDRIERGCELKEYFISGLQHVYRVDGQFLLVLRYSKNKDGHYYFSIPQEFLYNPTIKHLVLVCEKPDNAIVLPASQIADMLEDIEPGEKGWTLDVYDKEGWELKIARTEKVLYVDNYVNEYELIYSRSAMSTGKTALNMFCKDKPGVLRDVAGMVAKHGGNITYTQQFIVDKGDKEGMSNVYMEVENVKDIDDLVKALEKMSLVQEVTLHPPLDRIYGSRVIIIGGGAQVAQVAVGAINEADRHNIRGERISVDTIPLVGEDTLADAVEAVKRLHRAQILVLAGSIMGGSISEEVKKLHDEGIPVISLNMAGSVPDYADLVVTDPIQAGTFAVMHVAKTAVFDIDRVRGKKF